The genomic stretch AAATAAAGAAAAATTAGTCCTACCAGAGGTAAAGAATAGAGCGCCTTCATCGGGAGAGGATGATGGAAACAATACCGCAACCAAGACTTCAGATTCCGTCACAACGGATCAAACCGCTAGCGTGAAAACAGATGATAGCGCAGCGTCATTATCCGCAGATGAGCAAGTTACTGAAATAGCCAGCAGCGAGAAAAAAGCCGATTATAAAGATATAACGGTTGATATCGAAAGCCCAAGCAATGATGAAACATTAAGAAGCAGCCGCGGCTTAATGACCATACAAACCAGCTTGAACCGTAAATTAGGTATTGGAGAGCGATTACAATTAGTCTTTGATGGCACCCCTTATGGCGCACCACAAACCCAAAAGTACTGGGAGTTAAAAGGGGTTGAGCGTGGTGAACATAGTTTAAAAGTACAGGTTGTTCAAAGCGGCAAGGTTATTGCATCATCTTCAGTTGTCACGGTGTTTTTGCATAAAACATCGGTCAAATAGCGGCATTATCGGAGTCATTTAGCAGTTTTATTTGTACTGATTTTTATCATGCCTCATACTGGAGCTTCCAGTGCACCGTATTGGTGCATTGAAAAATGAGTGCACGATAATGCCCCAAGCAGAAAACAATGAATCACTTGCTGTCGCTATTCTTGGTAATCTGGTGACGGCCACTTTTTTACTGGATGACAAACTGATCATTCATTATGCCAACACCTCTGCAGAGCAATTATTTTCCCAAAGTGCCAAACGCTTACAAGGCTCGCCCCTTTCAAGTTTGATACAACATGCTTCGATGGATTTAGCGCTATTTACCCAACTATTGCAAACAGGGCAAAGTATTACCGACAGTGACGTGACCTTTGTTATCAATGCCAAACCTATGATGCTCGAAGTCACCGCCAGTCCACTTTCACTTAAAGAGGCGCCATTTGGCTCCAAGTTAATGTTGCTGGTTGAGATCCGAAAAATAGATTCGCAACGACGTTTAAGCCAAGAGCTAAACCAACATGCCCAACAACAAGCGGCTAAATTATTAGTGCGCGGCCTCGCCCATGAAATTAAAAATCCACTCGGCGGATTACGCGGCGCCGCTCAACTGCTGAGTCGCATGCTGCCCGATCCCAGCTTAAATGAATACACCCAAATCATTATTGAACAAGCAGATCGCTTGCGCGCACTCGTTGATCGACTACTAGGGCCACAAAAGCCTGGTAAAAAAACTACCGAAAATCTCCATTTAGTGATCGAGAAAGCACGCCAATTAGTCGAATTGGAATTTGGCAGTCAAATCGTAATTGAACGCGATTACGACCCCAGCATGCCACCAATCATCATGGATGCAGATCAAGTAGAGCAAGCCTTACTAAATATTGTCAGTAATGCAGCACAAATTCTTTCTCACCAACCAGATGGAAAAATTACCATTCGCACTCGTACCGTGTATCAAGCCAATATTCATGGTCACAGGCACAAATTAGTCGCCAGAATTGAGATCATGGATAACGGCCCAGGTATTGCGAATAAACTTCAAGACACCTTGTTTTATCCTATGGTCAGCGGTCGCGAAGGAGGCACTGGCTTAGGGTTATCCATATCACAAAATATAATCGACCAGCATCAAGGTAAAATTGACGTTGAAAGCTGGCCTGGACACACCATTTTTAGTATTTATTTACCAATCCAAACCGCATAGTCATTATGCGCAGTTATTGGTACTTGCAAGGGGAAATAGATAATGAGTAAAGGATTCGTATGGGTGGTAGATGATGACAGTTCTATCCGCTGGGTTTTAGAGAAAACATTATCATCAGCCAATATTCAATGTGAAACATTCGCTGACGCCGAAAGTGTGCTTGCCAGCCTAGAGCGAGAAACACCGGATGTTTTAATTTCAGATATTCGCATGCCAGGTATGGACGGACTCACTTTACTGAATCAAATCCAAACCAGTCATCCTGACTTACCCGTCATTATTATGACCGCACATTCCGATCTCGATGCGGCGGTCAATGCTTATCAAAAAGGGGCTTTTGAATATCTACCCAAGCCATTTGATATTGATGAAACACTGACCTTAGTCGAACGTGCTATTGCTCATAGCCATGAACAGCACACGGCCACCACAGCAGAAAACCAAGTACCAGATGCGGTACCAGAAATTCTTGGTGAAGCACCCGCGATGCAAGAAGTGTTTAGAGCAATTGGTCGCCTCTCTCGATCGTCCATTTCAGTCTTAATCAATGGTGAATCCGGCACTGGTAAAGAGTTGGTCGCTCACGCCTTGCACCGTCATAGCCCACGCAGCAAAAATCCTTTTATTGCCTTAAATATGGCCGCCATCCCAAAAGATTTGATTGAATCAGAATTATTTGGCCATGAAAAAGGCGCATTTACCGGTGCCAATACGGTACGCCAAGGTCGTTTCGAACAAGCCAATGGTGGCACACTTTTCTTAGATGAAATTGGTGATATGCCACTGGATATTCAGACCCGTCTATTACGCGTACTGGCTGACGGACAATTCTACCGCGTTGGTGGACATGCCCCTGTTAGTGTTGATGTGCGGATCATTGCCGCCACCCATCAAAATTTAGAAAAGTTAGTCAATGACGGCGGTTTTCGTGAAGATTTATTCCATCGCCTCAACGTGATCCGAGTGCATATTCCAGCACTAAGAGAGCGTCGCCAAGACATTGAAAAACTAGCCGCTCATTTTTTATCTCGTGCAGCCAAAGAGTTAGAGGTTGACGTTAAAACACTACATCCAACCACCATTGAAACCTTGAGTCAGTTGACATGGCCGGGAAATGTCCGTCAATTAGAAAACATTTGTCGTTGGTTAACCGTAATGGCCAGTGGTAGCGAGGTATTACCAGCCGATCTGCCCAATGAATTAATCACCACCAATCCATTACCTTTAGACGCAAGTCCGCAAGGTTCTTGGCAGCAACAATTAGAGATCTGGGCGCAACAAACTTTGACTGCAGGAAAGTCCGATCTACTCACCATTGCACAACCGGAATTTGAGCGAATTTTATTAAACGCAGCCCTCACTCACACCAATGGTCATAAGCAAGATGCGGCTAAATTACTTGGCTGGGGACGTAATACTCTGACTCGAAAATTAAAAGAGCTAGAAAATTAAAACCAATCAAAAGCTAACATCCGCTGAACTAAACAGCCATAGCTCAGCGTTGATATCAGATGTTAATAGCTAGCGAATAACCACATTAAATTTGAATTTTTTCTTCACTAGTTATCGATAAATAATATGATTGATTGTTGAGGCAAATATAAACTCATGCTTACATGTCAATTTTCTGACAAAAAGCCAATTGGACATAGTTTCATTTACCTATTGTGGTGTATATTGTTGAACTATTCCCTTTTGCTTTTTTGGATTTTCATGACCAAGCGATATTTATCTTTACGCACTGCGGTTATTCTCCCTTTCACCTTAGTGCTGATTGCCACTATTAGTATTATTACCGTGGTGCAAAAGATTACCAATGAAAATATGCTCCAAGAAATCAGTCAAAAACAACTGACCAATATCTCGCAGAATATCAGTTCCAATCTTACTGGCTTTCTTCTCGCGCCTTTCAAAGTCAGCATAGCCGTAAGTGATGCGATTGCTTACAACAACATTTATGATCCTAACAATTCTTCTCAGCTAACTGATTTTATGCGCTTTACTTATCTCAGTCTAGAAAGCCACATGCCACAGTTAGACGCATTAAGTTTTGGTGGAGAAATTGATGGACAATACATTGGTATGCGCCGTGAAAAAGGCCACCATTTTTCTTTAATGAAGAAAGATAATAATACCGATGGTTACTTGCTGTTGTATAAAGGTGAAACGGAAGCTTCTGGCATCCGAGGAAAAATCCCACACTATGCGCCACAAATTCGCCCTTGGTATGCTCCGGTAGCCAAAAGTCGTAAACCAATGTGGTCTGAACCTTATACCAACAATGACGAACGCCAAGAAATCACCCTATCGGCACAAACCCCAGTGTTAAAAGATAAGCAACTAATCGGTGTACTTACTGCTGATATAAAGCTCACCACATTCGATCGCTTCTTAGCCGAGCAGAAAAAACAAAATAATGCCTCAGTGTTTATTTTTGACCAAAATAAACGCCTGATCGCACACTCTGATACCAATAACCCGATTTTATCCTCAAACGAACCCAAAACATCACGTAATAATCCACTGTCTATCACCGGCAGTCGAATTTCAATCACCGAAAGTGTCGATCCTATTATTCGTAAAACCGCACAAAAAATTATTGGTTTAACCGATGCAGAAATAGACAACCACGCCTTCTCTTTCATTCTTGGTTCTGAGCGATATTTTAGCTACCTCACCCCATACACCGATGAACATGGCTTAACTTGGTATATTTCAGTTACCTTGCCAGAGTCTGAGTTGCTTGGCGAGTTACCCTATCAACAGCAACAGGCTCTATTATTTGGCTTATTGGCTTGCCTGTTTACCGCGGGAATTGGCTTTGTGGTATTCAACCGTATTACCTCACCAATTAAAAAAACCGCCAATGCTGCGCGTGAGTTAGCATTAGGTCATTGGAGCACTCGAATTCCAGATAATGGTTTTATCCGTGAAACCTCTATGCTGGTAAAGTCTTTTAATGATATGGCGCAAAACCTACGTATTTCATTTAGCGAACTGAGAAAGCAGTTAATTTATGATTCATTAACCCAACTGTATAGCCGTCAGGGCTTAATTGAAGAGTGCAGCCATAACAACATCTCCGCTCAAGGTATGTTAGTGGTGATTGGGGTAGAAAAATTCCGAGCTATAAATGACAGTCTTGGCCATGTACGTGGTGATCAAGTGTTAGTCATCATTAGTGAGCGTCTAAAATCGCTATTGCCTGATAACTATTTATTAGCACGAGTTTCCGGTGATGAGTTTGCAATTTATGCTCCCGAATTGTCATCATCTGAGCAAGCCGACAAGTTTATTACTCAAATAAAACAACAATTTGTTTCACCGATTAAGATTCATTCTGAACTAGTTCTAATCAACGCTGTGATAGGTTCAACCCAAGTCATCGCTGACGATGGTATCGAAAATAGCCTGCGCAATGCCAGTATCGCACTAAGTTACGCT from Vibrio algicola encodes the following:
- a CDS encoding DUF4124 domain-containing protein produces the protein MKFSPLLLIFLIAPLSHANEIYKWTDSKGVMHLSDTPPPKSITSKNKEKLVLPEVKNRAPSSGEDDGNNTATKTSDSVTTDQTASVKTDDSAASLSADEQVTEIASSEKKADYKDITVDIESPSNDETLRSSRGLMTIQTSLNRKLGIGERLQLVFDGTPYGAPQTQKYWELKGVERGEHSLKVQVVQSGKVIASSSVVTVFLHKTSVK
- the glnL gene encoding nitrogen regulation protein NR(II) — protein: MPQAENNESLAVAILGNLVTATFLLDDKLIIHYANTSAEQLFSQSAKRLQGSPLSSLIQHASMDLALFTQLLQTGQSITDSDVTFVINAKPMMLEVTASPLSLKEAPFGSKLMLLVEIRKIDSQRRLSQELNQHAQQQAAKLLVRGLAHEIKNPLGGLRGAAQLLSRMLPDPSLNEYTQIIIEQADRLRALVDRLLGPQKPGKKTTENLHLVIEKARQLVELEFGSQIVIERDYDPSMPPIIMDADQVEQALLNIVSNAAQILSHQPDGKITIRTRTVYQANIHGHRHKLVARIEIMDNGPGIANKLQDTLFYPMVSGREGGTGLGLSISQNIIDQHQGKIDVESWPGHTIFSIYLPIQTA
- the glnG gene encoding nitrogen regulation protein NR(I) produces the protein MSKGFVWVVDDDSSIRWVLEKTLSSANIQCETFADAESVLASLERETPDVLISDIRMPGMDGLTLLNQIQTSHPDLPVIIMTAHSDLDAAVNAYQKGAFEYLPKPFDIDETLTLVERAIAHSHEQHTATTAENQVPDAVPEILGEAPAMQEVFRAIGRLSRSSISVLINGESGTGKELVAHALHRHSPRSKNPFIALNMAAIPKDLIESELFGHEKGAFTGANTVRQGRFEQANGGTLFLDEIGDMPLDIQTRLLRVLADGQFYRVGGHAPVSVDVRIIAATHQNLEKLVNDGGFREDLFHRLNVIRVHIPALRERRQDIEKLAAHFLSRAAKELEVDVKTLHPTTIETLSQLTWPGNVRQLENICRWLTVMASGSEVLPADLPNELITTNPLPLDASPQGSWQQQLEIWAQQTLTAGKSDLLTIAQPEFERILLNAALTHTNGHKQDAAKLLGWGRNTLTRKLKELEN
- a CDS encoding bifunctional diguanylate cyclase/phosphodiesterase; this translates as MTKRYLSLRTAVILPFTLVLIATISIITVVQKITNENMLQEISQKQLTNISQNISSNLTGFLLAPFKVSIAVSDAIAYNNIYDPNNSSQLTDFMRFTYLSLESHMPQLDALSFGGEIDGQYIGMRREKGHHFSLMKKDNNTDGYLLLYKGETEASGIRGKIPHYAPQIRPWYAPVAKSRKPMWSEPYTNNDERQEITLSAQTPVLKDKQLIGVLTADIKLTTFDRFLAEQKKQNNASVFIFDQNKRLIAHSDTNNPILSSNEPKTSRNNPLSITGSRISITESVDPIIRKTAQKIIGLTDAEIDNHAFSFILGSERYFSYLTPYTDEHGLTWYISVTLPESELLGELPYQQQQALLFGLLACLFTAGIGFVVFNRITSPIKKTANAARELALGHWSTRIPDNGFIRETSMLVKSFNDMAQNLRISFSELRKQLIYDSLTQLYSRQGLIEECSHNNISAQGMLVVIGVEKFRAINDSLGHVRGDQVLVIISERLKSLLPDNYLLARVSGDEFAIYAPELSSSEQADKFITQIKQQFVSPIKIHSELVLINAVIGSTQVIADDGIENSLRNASIALSYAKKEPIRYSAYLPEMADVSLKRTQTIALITQAIKNDEFIPFYQPLVDLQTKKIIGAEALARWLSPTKGIIPPNDFISIAEEYGLIHQIGHQILLKSCIDTQQAIESGHWDKEFHLHVNVSVTQLLLPSFIDSLQSILKESKIAAHNLTLEVTESNIVSNDVVIKENLRAICALGISIAIDDFGTGYSSLAYLQKMDFDCLKIDRSFTNTLTADNADSSIVAAILTITKELDIVVLSEGVETEEQAKILTDLGCQQAQGYLYGRPVPLEQWPDNIDVSHLS